A genomic window from Klebsiella quasipneumoniae subsp. quasipneumoniae includes:
- a CDS encoding beta-ketoacyl-ACP synthase, with the protein MIRRVVITGMGGVTAFGENWQDVATRLREYKNAVRKMPEWLAYDGLHTLLGAPIDDFTLPEHYTRKRIRAMGRVSRLSTRATELALEQAGLIGDTVLTNGQTGIAYGSSTGSTGPVSEFATMLTEKHTNNITGTTYVQMMPHTTAVNTGLFFGLRGRVIPTSSACTSGSQAIGYAWEAIRHGYQTVMVAGGAEELCPSEAAVFDTLFATSQRNDEPALTPSPFDEQRDGLVIGEGAGTLILEDLEHAKARGATIYGEIVGFATNCDAAHITQPQRETMQICMEQSLNMAGLSPRDIGYISAHGTATDRGDIAESQATAAVYGDSVPISSLKSYFGHTLGACGALEAWMSLQMMREGWFAPTLNLHKPDANCGELDYIMGEKRKLECEFLQSNNFAFGGINTSIIIRRWP; encoded by the coding sequence ATGATACGCCGGGTGGTCATTACAGGGATGGGCGGGGTGACCGCGTTTGGCGAAAACTGGCAGGATGTCGCCACCAGGCTGCGGGAATATAAAAATGCGGTGCGTAAGATGCCTGAATGGCTGGCGTATGACGGACTGCATACGCTGCTGGGGGCGCCAATCGACGATTTCACCCTGCCGGAGCATTATACCCGCAAGCGTATCCGCGCGATGGGGCGGGTATCGCGGCTCTCCACCCGCGCCACTGAGCTCGCGCTGGAGCAGGCCGGGCTTATCGGCGACACCGTGCTGACCAACGGCCAAACCGGCATCGCTTACGGCTCGTCAACCGGTAGTACCGGTCCGGTGAGCGAGTTCGCCACCATGTTGACGGAGAAACATACCAACAATATCACCGGCACTACCTATGTGCAGATGATGCCGCATACCACCGCGGTGAATACCGGATTATTCTTCGGTCTGCGGGGGCGCGTGATCCCCACCTCCAGCGCCTGCACCTCCGGCAGCCAGGCGATTGGCTACGCCTGGGAAGCCATTCGCCATGGTTACCAAACGGTGATGGTGGCCGGCGGGGCCGAGGAGCTCTGCCCTTCGGAAGCCGCGGTATTCGATACCCTCTTCGCCACCAGCCAACGCAATGACGAACCGGCCCTCACCCCCTCTCCGTTCGATGAACAGCGAGATGGTCTGGTGATTGGCGAAGGCGCCGGCACGCTGATCCTTGAAGATCTCGAGCATGCCAAAGCGCGCGGCGCAACCATCTACGGTGAAATCGTCGGGTTCGCCACTAACTGCGATGCGGCCCATATTACCCAGCCGCAGCGCGAAACCATGCAGATCTGCATGGAACAATCGCTAAACATGGCGGGCTTAAGCCCCCGGGATATCGGCTATATTTCGGCCCACGGCACCGCCACCGATCGCGGCGATATCGCGGAAAGCCAGGCAACGGCGGCCGTTTACGGCGACAGCGTGCCGATCTCTTCGCTGAAAAGCTATTTCGGCCATACGCTTGGCGCTTGCGGGGCGTTAGAAGCGTGGATGAGCCTGCAGATGATGCGCGAAGGCTGGTTTGCGCCAACGCTGAATCTCCATAAACCGGACGCCAACTGTGGCGAACTGGATTACATCATGGGGGAAAAGCGCAAACTGGAGTGTGAATTCCTGCAGAGCAACAACTTCGCCTTCGGCGGCATTAACACCTCAATCATTATTCGACGCTGGCCTTGA
- a CDS encoding 3-ketoacyl-ACP reductase FabG2, with protein MSRSVLVTGASKGIGRAIACQLAADGFVVGVHYHRDRAGAQQTLEAITAAGGDGRLLSFDVADRQQCREVLEQDMADHGAWYGIVSNAGIARDGAFPALGDDDWDAVIHTNLDSFYNVIHPCIMPMISARQGGRIITLSSVSGVMGNRGQVNYSAAKAGIIGATKALAIELAKRKITVNCIAPGLIDTGMIDMEERALQEAMTMIPMKRMGQADEVAGLASYLMSDIAGYVTRQVISINGGML; from the coding sequence ATGAGTCGTTCAGTTTTGGTTACCGGCGCCAGCAAAGGCATCGGTCGCGCTATCGCCTGCCAGCTGGCAGCGGACGGTTTTGTGGTGGGCGTCCACTATCATCGCGACCGCGCGGGGGCGCAACAGACGCTGGAGGCGATAACCGCCGCCGGCGGCGACGGCCGGCTGCTGAGTTTTGACGTCGCCGATCGTCAGCAATGCCGCGAGGTACTGGAGCAGGATATGGCCGACCATGGCGCGTGGTATGGCATTGTCAGCAACGCCGGCATCGCCCGCGACGGCGCCTTCCCGGCGCTTGGCGATGACGACTGGGACGCCGTGATCCACACCAACCTCGACAGTTTTTATAACGTCATTCATCCCTGCATCATGCCGATGATTAGCGCGCGCCAGGGCGGACGTATCATCACCCTCTCCTCGGTTTCCGGCGTCATGGGCAACCGCGGCCAGGTCAACTATAGCGCCGCCAAGGCGGGCATTATCGGCGCCACCAAAGCGCTGGCGATAGAACTGGCAAAACGCAAAATCACCGTTAACTGTATTGCGCCGGGTCTTATCGACACCGGGATGATTGACATGGAAGAGCGCGCGCTGCAAGAGGCGATGACCATGATCCCGATGAAACGCATGGGTCAGGCCGACGAGGTGGCCGGGCTTGCCAGCTATTTAATGTCGGATATCGCGGGCTACGTCACCCGCCAGGTCATTTCCATCAACGGGGGGATGCTATGA
- a CDS encoding 3-hydroxy-fatty acyl-ACP dehydratase has translation MSHFLSPGSYLPHDAPMLLLEEVEAVTADTATCRVAVSPGSVLAPFLDTNGDLPGWFALELMAQTVGVWSGWHRQQQGQTSLALGMVLGARELVCAAGSLPGGKTLSISVKLLMQDERFGSFEGTIMVDDDVLASGRVNTFQPTTEELSTLFQQGASE, from the coding sequence ATGAGCCACTTTTTATCACCCGGCAGTTACCTGCCGCACGACGCGCCGATGCTGCTGCTGGAAGAGGTCGAGGCGGTGACTGCCGACACCGCCACCTGCCGCGTCGCGGTCTCACCCGGCAGCGTTCTGGCGCCATTTCTCGATACCAACGGCGATCTTCCCGGCTGGTTCGCCCTTGAATTAATGGCGCAGACCGTCGGCGTCTGGTCCGGCTGGCACCGCCAGCAGCAAGGACAAACATCGCTCGCTTTAGGCATGGTGCTGGGCGCGCGCGAACTGGTTTGCGCGGCCGGGAGCCTGCCGGGCGGAAAGACGCTGTCCATCAGCGTGAAGCTCTTGATGCAGGATGAACGTTTCGGCAGCTTCGAAGGCACCATTATGGTGGACGATGACGTCCTGGCCAGCGGGCGGGTCAACACCTTCCAGCCCACAACAGAAGAACTTAGCACTTTATTTCAACAAGGAGCGTCAGAATGA
- a CDS encoding beta-ketoacyl-[acyl-carrier-protein] synthase family protein, producing MIFISAVGMINALGRDNDEIAANLARGIAPGMRPREGWLQGHPQAIFAGVDGELPAIPDTFRDHRSRNNQLLLAALAQIQPQVDRAIARYGRARVAVVLGTSTSGLDEGDVHVNLTLNGKASEAWRYPQQELGDPSRFLSRWLALDGPAYTLSTACSSSARAIISGRRLIEAGLADVAIVGGADTLSRMPINGFHSLESLSTTQCQPFSRDRSGITIGEGAALMLLTREPQPIALLGIGESSDAWHISAPHPQGEGAMRAIQQALDDAGIMPEQVGYINLHGTATRLNDQIEARVINALFGERVPCSSTKHLTGHTLGAAGITEAAIGMLILQRNLLLPAQDFSQSPQDDTLPPCGLIEHPQPLLRPVILSNSFAFGGNNTSILLGRMS from the coding sequence ATGATCTTCATTTCTGCTGTCGGCATGATTAACGCCCTGGGACGCGATAATGATGAAATCGCCGCCAATCTGGCCCGCGGTATAGCGCCCGGCATGCGCCCGCGTGAAGGGTGGTTACAGGGGCATCCGCAGGCGATTTTCGCGGGGGTGGACGGCGAACTACCCGCCATTCCCGATACCTTTCGCGACCATCGTTCGCGCAATAATCAGCTGCTGCTGGCGGCGCTGGCGCAGATCCAGCCGCAGGTGGATCGCGCCATCGCCCGCTATGGCCGGGCTCGGGTCGCCGTGGTGTTGGGCACCAGTACGTCAGGGCTGGATGAAGGCGACGTACACGTTAATTTGACGCTTAACGGCAAGGCGAGCGAGGCCTGGCGCTATCCACAGCAGGAGCTGGGCGACCCATCGCGTTTTCTCAGCCGCTGGCTGGCGCTGGATGGTCCGGCATATACCCTGTCAACCGCCTGCTCCTCCAGCGCGCGGGCAATAATCAGCGGACGGCGGCTCATTGAGGCGGGGCTGGCGGATGTGGCGATCGTCGGCGGCGCGGATACCCTTAGCCGGATGCCCATCAACGGCTTTCACAGCCTGGAGTCGCTCTCCACGACGCAGTGCCAGCCGTTTAGCCGCGACCGCAGCGGGATCACCATCGGCGAAGGGGCGGCGCTGATGCTGCTGACCCGCGAGCCGCAGCCCATCGCGCTGCTGGGTATCGGCGAATCCAGCGACGCCTGGCATATTTCCGCCCCGCATCCCCAAGGAGAAGGGGCGATGCGCGCCATTCAGCAGGCGCTGGACGACGCGGGCATCATGCCGGAGCAGGTGGGTTACATTAACCTGCACGGTACCGCTACGCGGCTTAACGACCAGATAGAAGCCCGGGTGATCAACGCGCTGTTTGGCGAAAGGGTGCCCTGTAGTTCCACCAAACATCTGACCGGACATACGCTGGGTGCGGCGGGGATCACCGAGGCCGCCATCGGCATGCTGATCCTGCAGCGCAATCTGTTGTTACCGGCACAGGATTTCAGTCAGTCTCCGCAGGATGACACGCTACCGCCGTGCGGGCTCATTGAACATCCGCAGCCGCTGTTGCGGCCAGTTATCCTGTCGAACTCTTTTGCCTTTGGCGGCAATAACACCAGCATCCTGCTCGGGAGAATGTCATGA
- a CDS encoding DUF3261 domain-containing protein: protein MRRPSFWRAFALFAALLLAGCSHSPPEPQGRPQAWLEPGTRVTLPPPGISPAISSQQLLTGRFNGQTQSLLVLLNADDKKLTLAGLSSVGIRLFLVTYDQQGLRAEQSMVIPQLPPASQVLADVMLSHWPLSAWLPQLPKGWTLTDRGDKRELRNARGKLVTDITYINRKGKRVPISIEQHVFKYHITIQYLGD, encoded by the coding sequence ATGAGAAGACCATCATTCTGGCGCGCCTTCGCGCTCTTCGCCGCCTTATTGCTGGCCGGCTGCAGTCATTCGCCGCCGGAGCCGCAAGGCCGTCCGCAGGCGTGGCTGGAGCCGGGTACGCGCGTCACGTTACCGCCGCCGGGCATCTCGCCGGCCATCAGTTCCCAGCAGTTATTGACCGGCCGCTTCAACGGCCAAACCCAGTCGCTGCTGGTGCTGCTCAATGCCGATGATAAAAAGCTCACGCTGGCGGGCCTGTCGTCCGTCGGTATCCGCCTGTTCCTGGTGACCTATGATCAACAAGGGCTGCGCGCGGAACAGTCGATGGTGATCCCGCAACTGCCGCCCGCCAGCCAGGTGCTGGCCGATGTGATGCTCAGCCACTGGCCGCTTAGCGCATGGCTGCCGCAGCTGCCGAAAGGCTGGACGCTAACCGACCGCGGCGACAAACGCGAACTGCGTAACGCGCGCGGAAAACTGGTCACCGACATCACCTATATCAACCGCAAAGGCAAGCGCGTGCCGATTAGCATCGAGCAGCACGTCTTTAAATACCACATCACCATTCAATACCTGGGTGACTGA
- a CDS encoding MMPL family transporter, translating into MTNANALPPSKRPALIWGVVCLILAGALLALLPQARLNSSVLAMLPKQTLGAIPPALNDGFMQRLDRQLVWLVSPGKQADPQVARDWLRLLQTSDALAEVKGPMDAASQQAWGTFFWQHRNALIDPATRARLQEGGEAQAQWILSQLYSAFSGVSGKELQNDPLMLMRGSQLAMANSGQRMQLQDGWLTSKDAQGNVWYLLHGELAGSSFDMRQTHRLVTTLAQLEKELKARHPQAQLLSRGTVFYSDYASQQAKRDISTLGAATLFGVILLIVAVFRSLRPLLLCAISIAIGALAGTVATLLLFGELHLMTLVMSMSIIGISADYTLYYLTERMVHGAAASPWQSLVKVRKALLLALLTTVAAYLIMMLAPFPAIRQMALFAAVGLSASCLTVIFWQPWLCHGLPVRPVPAMVLMSRWLAAWRRNKKLAIGLPVVLAIFSLTGLALLRVDDDISQLQALPQNILSQEHAITALTGQSVDQKWFVVYGDTAQQTLQRLEAFMPALAKAQTDGMLGGYRAIPLNSLARQQQDLALLKQAAPAIGQALNNAGLTAVHPDLRPMPVTVGDWLASPASEGWRLLWLTLPDGESGVLVPVSGVKDSAALKALSTTQTGVAWVDRKSDFDQLFALYRHILTGLLGVALAVIACGAAIRLGWRKGLISLVPSVLSLGCGLGALALTGHAVNLFSLLALVLVLGIGINYTLFFSNPRGTPLTSLLAVTLAMMTTLLTLGMLVFSATQAISSFGTVLVSGIFTAFLLSPLAMPSKKEKKRR; encoded by the coding sequence ATGACGAACGCCAACGCTTTGCCGCCCAGTAAACGTCCTGCGCTGATCTGGGGCGTCGTCTGCCTGATACTGGCGGGCGCGCTGCTGGCGCTGTTGCCGCAGGCCCGGCTCAACAGCAGCGTGCTGGCGATGCTGCCCAAACAGACGCTCGGCGCGATCCCCCCCGCGCTGAACGACGGCTTTATGCAGCGTCTGGATCGTCAGCTGGTCTGGCTGGTCAGCCCCGGTAAACAGGCCGACCCGCAGGTGGCTCGCGACTGGCTGCGGTTGCTGCAAACCTCAGACGCGCTGGCCGAGGTCAAAGGCCCAATGGATGCCGCCAGTCAGCAGGCCTGGGGAACGTTTTTCTGGCAACATCGCAATGCGTTAATCGACCCCGCCACCCGCGCACGTCTGCAGGAGGGCGGCGAAGCGCAGGCCCAGTGGATCCTTTCGCAGCTCTATTCGGCGTTTTCCGGGGTCAGCGGTAAAGAGTTACAAAACGACCCGCTGATGCTGATGCGCGGCTCACAGCTGGCGATGGCGAATAGCGGCCAGCGGATGCAGCTGCAGGACGGGTGGCTGACCAGCAAAGACGCGCAAGGTAACGTCTGGTATCTGCTGCACGGCGAGCTGGCGGGTTCGTCGTTCGATATGCGACAGACGCACCGCCTGGTGACCACCCTCGCGCAGCTTGAAAAGGAATTAAAAGCGCGCCACCCGCAGGCGCAGCTGCTGTCGCGCGGCACCGTATTTTACAGTGATTACGCCAGCCAGCAGGCGAAGCGCGATATCTCCACTCTCGGCGCGGCCACCCTGTTCGGCGTCATCCTGTTGATCGTGGCCGTGTTCCGCTCGCTGCGTCCGCTGCTGTTATGCGCGATCTCTATCGCTATCGGCGCACTGGCCGGCACCGTTGCCACGCTGCTGCTGTTTGGCGAGCTGCATCTGATGACCCTGGTGATGAGCATGAGCATTATTGGCATTTCCGCAGATTACACGCTCTATTACCTGACAGAACGGATGGTCCATGGCGCAGCGGCTTCACCGTGGCAAAGCCTTGTTAAAGTACGGAAAGCGCTGCTGCTGGCGCTGCTTACCACCGTGGCGGCTTATTTAATCATGATGCTGGCCCCCTTCCCGGCCATTCGCCAGATGGCGCTATTTGCGGCCGTGGGGCTAAGCGCCTCATGCCTGACGGTGATTTTCTGGCAGCCATGGCTGTGCCATGGGCTCCCGGTGCGTCCCGTTCCAGCGATGGTGCTGATGTCGCGCTGGCTCGCGGCATGGCGGCGTAACAAAAAACTCGCCATCGGTCTGCCGGTGGTTCTGGCCATTTTCTCCCTGACGGGGCTCGCTCTCCTGCGGGTGGATGACGATATCTCACAGCTGCAGGCGCTGCCGCAGAATATCCTCTCACAGGAGCATGCCATCACCGCGCTCACTGGCCAAAGCGTCGATCAAAAGTGGTTCGTGGTTTACGGCGACACGGCGCAACAAACGCTGCAGCGGCTAGAAGCCTTTATGCCCGCACTGGCTAAAGCGCAAACCGACGGTATGCTTGGCGGGTATCGCGCCATTCCGCTCAATTCACTGGCCCGCCAGCAGCAGGATCTGGCCCTGCTGAAGCAGGCGGCGCCGGCCATCGGCCAGGCGCTGAATAACGCCGGACTCACCGCTGTTCACCCCGACCTGAGGCCGATGCCGGTGACAGTCGGCGACTGGCTTGCCAGTCCGGCCAGCGAAGGCTGGCGGCTGCTATGGCTGACGCTGCCGGATGGCGAAAGCGGCGTACTGGTGCCAGTGAGCGGGGTGAAAGATAGCGCGGCGCTGAAGGCGCTCAGCACAACCCAGACTGGCGTGGCGTGGGTCGATCGTAAAAGCGATTTCGACCAGCTTTTCGCGCTCTACCGTCATATTTTAACCGGGCTGCTCGGCGTTGCGCTGGCGGTGATTGCCTGCGGTGCCGCTATCCGCCTTGGCTGGCGCAAGGGCTTAATAAGCCTGGTGCCGTCGGTATTGTCGCTGGGATGCGGCCTGGGGGCGTTGGCGCTCACCGGCCACGCCGTTAACCTGTTCTCCTTACTGGCGCTGGTGCTGGTACTTGGGATTGGCATCAACTACACCCTGTTTTTCAGCAACCCGCGCGGCACACCGCTGACATCGCTGCTGGCGGTTACCCTGGCGATGATGACCACCTTATTAACGCTTGGCATGCTGGTGTTTAGCGCCACCCAGGCCATCAGCAGCTTTGGCACTGTCCTGGTCAGCGGTATTTTCACCGCTTTCCTGCTGTCGCCGCTGGCGATGCCGAGCAAAAAAGAGAAAAAAAGACGATGA
- a CDS encoding LolA family protein, protein MRLLLLVGLFISPLVSALTLDDLQKQFSEQPVVRAHFDQTRTIKDLPQPLRSQGRMLIARDQGLLWDQTSPFPMQLLLDDKRMVQAINGQPPQTVTAENNPQMFQFNHLLRALFQADRNVLEENFRVEFADKGDGRWTLRLTPVTTPLDKIFASIDLAGKTYLEHIQLNDKQGDRTDIALSQHQLTPAQLTDDERQRFAAQ, encoded by the coding sequence ATGAGATTGCTGCTGTTGGTGGGACTGTTCATCAGTCCGTTGGTCAGCGCGCTGACGCTCGATGACCTGCAAAAACAATTTAGCGAACAGCCGGTGGTGCGCGCCCACTTCGATCAAACCCGCACCATAAAGGATCTTCCGCAGCCGCTGCGATCCCAGGGGCGGATGTTGATCGCCCGCGACCAGGGCTTGCTGTGGGATCAAACCTCACCGTTCCCGATGCAACTGCTGCTGGATGACAAACGGATGGTGCAGGCGATTAACGGCCAGCCGCCGCAGACCGTCACCGCCGAAAACAACCCGCAGATGTTCCAGTTCAACCATCTGCTGCGCGCGCTGTTCCAGGCCGATCGTAACGTGCTGGAGGAGAACTTCCGCGTGGAATTCGCCGATAAAGGCGACGGGCGATGGACGCTGCGCCTGACGCCTGTCACCACGCCGCTGGATAAGATTTTCGCCAGCATCGATCTCGCCGGAAAAACCTACCTGGAGCATATTCAACTCAACGATAAACAAGGCGATCGCACCGATATCGCCCTTTCCCAACATCAACTGACGCCAGCGCAACTGACCGATGACGAACGCCAACGCTTTGCCGCCCAGTAA
- a CDS encoding acyl-CoA thioesterase — MLNDPRFTAEVELTIPFHDVDMMGVVWHGNYFRYFEIAREALLNQFNYGYRQMKASGYLWPVVDTRVKYRDVITFEQRIRVRARLEEFENRLRIGYEIFAAESGKRTTTGYTIQVAVDEKSGEMCFVSPQVLFERMGVTP; from the coding sequence GTGCTTAACGATCCCCGTTTTACTGCTGAAGTAGAGCTAACCATTCCCTTTCACGACGTCGATATGATGGGCGTCGTCTGGCATGGCAACTATTTCCGCTACTTCGAAATTGCCCGCGAGGCGCTGCTTAACCAGTTCAACTACGGCTACCGGCAGATGAAAGCCTCCGGCTATCTGTGGCCGGTGGTGGATACCCGCGTGAAGTACCGGGACGTTATCACCTTCGAGCAGCGTATTCGCGTCCGCGCGCGTCTGGAAGAGTTCGAAAACCGCCTGCGCATTGGCTATGAAATTTTTGCCGCCGAGAGCGGCAAACGCACCACCACCGGCTACACCATCCAGGTCGCGGTGGACGAAAAAAGCGGCGAGATGTGTTTTGTCAGCCCGCAAGTTCTGTTTGAACGCATGGGGGTCACGCCATGA